Proteins encoded within one genomic window of Sphaerotilus montanus:
- the mrdA gene encoding penicillin-binding protein 2 gives MTELRNVEQEIDQFRVRLIVAALVVLCCFGLLLARLFTLQVIKFDELTTQAENNRIAVVPIVPNRGLIVDRNGVVLADNYSAYTLEITRSQLEDDLEQVIDQLGEVIEIQSRDRRRFKRLMGDSKSFESIPIRTKLSDEEVARFTAQRYRFPGVEIKARLFRNYPYGELGGHVLGYIGRINQREKDDMADWSDEDQANYRGTDVIGKLGIEQSYERDLHGTTGFEEVETSAGGHPVRRLRSEPATPGNTVRLSIDIKLQALIEELFGTRRGALVAIDPRNGEVLAFVSKPGFDPNLFVGGIDQDSWKELNESLDKPMLNRALRGTYPPGSTYKPFMAMAALVTGKRTAGQVIYDNGFFMFGNHRFRSHGDGGLGAVDMTRSIVQSSNVYYYGLANDMGVDLIHDQMDLYSFGRKTGIDLEGESTGDLPSTEWKRNKYKRPEQKRWYAGETISLGIGQGYNNFTMTQLASAMATLVSGGQRFEPRVVREIENVVTRERRTVSSHAVSPLDLKPEHVAVIRRAMHGVTQTGTSTRVFAGAPYQSGGKTGTAQAVGIRQNEKYNASKLADYQRDHSLYTAFAPLDEPRIALAVIVENAGFGAEAAAPIARRVLDYVISGVYPTPEDIAIVQKGHGSAPIGAGLPVASVPLPPTRAAGVDAESTAASAAASALVFPASAASAASAPASAPGPAAPPTPAGPAPAVTTAPTAPTRPFRWVPRRMPDPVPPAPVAGASRSTP, from the coding sequence ATGACCGAACTGCGCAATGTCGAACAGGAGATCGACCAGTTCCGCGTACGGCTGATCGTCGCGGCACTGGTGGTGCTGTGCTGCTTCGGGCTGCTGCTGGCGCGGCTGTTCACGCTGCAGGTCATCAAGTTCGACGAACTCACCACGCAGGCCGAGAACAACCGCATCGCCGTGGTCCCGATCGTGCCCAACCGCGGGTTGATCGTGGACCGCAACGGCGTCGTGCTGGCCGACAACTACTCGGCCTACACCCTGGAAATCACCCGCTCGCAGCTCGAGGACGACCTGGAACAGGTGATCGACCAGCTCGGCGAGGTCATCGAGATCCAGTCCCGCGACCGCCGCCGCTTCAAGCGCCTGATGGGCGACTCCAAGAGCTTCGAGTCGATCCCGATCCGCACCAAGCTGAGCGACGAGGAGGTGGCCCGCTTCACCGCCCAGCGCTACCGCTTCCCTGGCGTCGAGATCAAGGCCCGCCTGTTCCGCAACTATCCCTACGGCGAACTCGGCGGCCACGTGCTGGGCTACATCGGCCGCATCAACCAGCGCGAGAAGGACGACATGGCCGACTGGTCCGACGAGGACCAGGCCAACTACCGCGGCACCGATGTCATCGGCAAGCTCGGCATCGAGCAGAGCTACGAGCGCGATCTCCACGGCACCACCGGCTTCGAGGAGGTCGAGACCAGCGCCGGTGGCCACCCCGTGCGCCGCCTGCGCTCCGAGCCGGCCACGCCGGGCAACACGGTCCGCCTGTCGATCGACATCAAGCTGCAGGCGCTGATCGAGGAGCTGTTCGGCACCCGGCGCGGTGCGCTGGTCGCGATCGATCCGCGCAACGGCGAAGTGCTGGCCTTCGTCAGCAAGCCGGGCTTCGACCCGAACCTGTTCGTCGGCGGCATCGACCAGGACTCGTGGAAGGAGCTCAACGAGTCGCTCGACAAGCCCATGCTCAACCGCGCCCTGCGCGGCACCTACCCGCCCGGCTCGACCTACAAGCCCTTCATGGCCATGGCCGCGCTGGTCACCGGCAAGCGCACCGCCGGGCAGGTCATCTACGACAACGGCTTCTTCATGTTCGGCAACCACCGCTTCCGCAGCCACGGCGACGGCGGCCTGGGGGCAGTCGACATGACGCGCTCGATCGTCCAGTCGAGCAACGTCTATTACTACGGCCTGGCCAACGACATGGGCGTGGACCTGATCCACGACCAGATGGACCTCTACAGCTTCGGGCGCAAGACCGGCATCGACCTCGAAGGCGAGTCCACCGGCGATCTGCCGTCGACCGAGTGGAAACGCAACAAGTACAAGCGCCCCGAGCAGAAGCGCTGGTACGCGGGCGAAACCATCTCGCTGGGCATCGGTCAGGGCTACAACAACTTCACCATGACGCAACTCGCCAGCGCCATGGCCACGCTGGTGTCGGGCGGTCAGCGGTTCGAGCCCCGGGTCGTGCGCGAGATCGAGAACGTCGTCACCCGCGAACGCCGCACGGTGTCGTCGCATGCGGTCTCCCCGCTCGATCTGAAGCCGGAACATGTGGCCGTGATCCGGCGCGCCATGCACGGGGTGACGCAGACGGGCACCTCGACCAGGGTGTTCGCCGGGGCCCCCTACCAGAGCGGTGGCAAGACCGGCACGGCACAGGCCGTGGGCATCCGCCAGAACGAGAAGTACAACGCCTCCAAACTGGCCGACTACCAGCGGGACCACTCGCTCTACACCGCCTTCGCCCCGCTGGACGAGCCGCGCATCGCACTGGCGGTGATCGTCGAGAACGCCGGCTTCGGCGCCGAGGCCGCCGCCCCGATCGCACGGCGGGTGCTCGACTACGTGATCTCCGGCGTCTACCCCACGCCGGAAGACATCGCCATCGTCCAGAAGGGCCACGGCTCGGCACCGATCGGCGCCGGCCTGCCGGTGGCCTCCGTGCCGCTGCCGCCGACCCGGGCGGCCGGCGTCGATGCGGAATCGACGGCGGCGTCCGCTGCCGCCAGTGCGCTCGTCTTCCCTGCTTCGGCCGCTTCTGCCGCATCGGCGCCGGCGAGCGCACCAGGCCCTGCCGCTCCGCCAACACCCGCGGGACCCGCCCCGGCCGTGACCACGGCGCCCACCGCCCCCACACGCCCGTTCAGATGGGTCCCGCGGCGGATGCCCGATCCGGTGCCGCCCGCCCCCGTCGCGGGCGCTTCGCGATCGACACCGTGA
- the mreD gene encoding rod shape-determining protein MreD has translation MMPRSADQLLLPVNPWFMWATLLVALALNLVPIGRQPAMPDFIALALVFWNVHQPRRVGVGAAFVFGLLMDVHQGGLLGQHAMAYTLVSYFAITIHRRLLWFTAPTQAVHVLPLFAAAHLTSLLLRMASGGDFPGWPVLLSPVFESLLWPLVSLVLLAPQRRAPDPDKNRPL, from the coding sequence ATGATGCCCCGTTCGGCCGATCAACTGCTGCTGCCGGTGAACCCGTGGTTCATGTGGGCCACGCTGCTCGTCGCACTGGCCCTGAACCTGGTGCCGATCGGGCGCCAGCCGGCCATGCCCGACTTCATCGCGCTCGCCCTCGTGTTCTGGAACGTGCACCAGCCGCGCCGGGTCGGCGTCGGCGCGGCGTTCGTGTTCGGCCTGCTGATGGATGTGCACCAGGGCGGCCTGCTCGGCCAGCACGCCATGGCCTACACGCTGGTGAGCTACTTCGCCATCACGATCCACCGCCGTCTGCTCTGGTTCACGGCACCGACCCAGGCCGTGCACGTGCTGCCGCTGTTTGCCGCCGCACACCTCACCTCGCTGCTGCTGCGCATGGCCTCCGGCGGCGACTTCCCGGGCTGGCCCGTGCTGCTGTCACCGGTCTTCGAGAGCCTGCTGTGGCCACTGGTGAGCCTGGTGCTGCTCGCGCCGCAGCGGCGGGCACCGGATCCTGACAAGAACCGTCCGCTGTGA
- the mreC gene encoding rod shape-determining protein MreC gives MPLGTLDRSPPPFFRQGPSALSRLLFFASLSVLLMAADSRVGLTTPLRTAAAVLLNPIERALLVPVRGAGSVGDYLSGIAQAQQTTERARAELTRQAERSLQADQLLQENARLRALLELRARLSVRTRAAEVLYDAPDPYTRKIIIDRGSSQGVQHGSPVINELGVLGQVTRVYPMTAEVTLVIDENAAIPVHNIRTGLRGVAFGDPSVDSMELRFVAANADVQVGDILQTSGLDGVYPPGMPVAKVSRLDRRTQSDFAKIALTPATKPDSVRHVLVLEPMSTQQLPKPTPADAALPVHGKDSPAAKPGAKAVRKDKE, from the coding sequence ATGCCACTGGGCACCCTGGACCGTTCTCCACCACCGTTCTTCCGCCAGGGCCCGTCGGCCCTGTCGCGGCTGCTGTTCTTCGCCTCGCTGTCGGTGCTGCTGATGGCGGCGGACAGCCGGGTCGGGCTGACCACGCCGCTGCGCACCGCCGCCGCCGTGCTGCTCAACCCGATCGAGCGGGCGCTGCTCGTGCCGGTGCGCGGCGCAGGCTCGGTCGGCGACTACCTCTCCGGCATCGCCCAGGCCCAGCAGACCACCGAGCGCGCCCGTGCGGAACTCACCCGCCAGGCCGAGCGCTCGCTGCAGGCCGACCAGCTGCTGCAGGAAAACGCCCGGCTGCGCGCGTTGCTGGAACTGCGTGCGCGGCTGTCCGTGCGCACACGGGCCGCGGAAGTGCTCTATGACGCACCCGATCCCTACACCCGCAAGATCATCATCGACCGCGGCAGCAGCCAGGGCGTGCAACACGGCTCGCCAGTCATCAACGAACTGGGCGTGCTGGGACAGGTGACGCGGGTCTACCCCATGACCGCGGAAGTGACCCTGGTGATCGACGAGAACGCGGCCATCCCGGTCCACAACATCCGCACCGGCCTGCGCGGTGTCGCCTTCGGCGACCCGTCGGTGGACAGCATGGAGCTGCGTTTCGTCGCAGCCAACGCCGACGTGCAGGTCGGCGACATCCTGCAGACCTCCGGACTGGACGGGGTGTACCCGCCGGGCATGCCCGTCGCGAAGGTGAGCCGGCTGGACCGGCGGACCCAGTCCGATTTCGCCAAGATCGCCCTGACACCGGCCACCAAGCCGGACAGCGTGCGGCATGTGCTGGTGCTCGAACCCATGAGCACCCAGCAACTCCCCAAGCCGACCCCGGCCGACGCCGCACTGCCGGTCCACGGCAAGGACAGCCCGGCCGCCAAACCCGGGGCCAAGGCCGTGCGCAAGGACAAGGAGTGA